A single Roseinatronobacter monicus DNA region contains:
- the rplJ gene encoding 50S ribosomal protein L10, whose translation MDRAQKEKVVEELGQIFESSGVVVVAQYVGLTVAEMQALRAQMREAGGAVRVAKNKLAKIALEGKPCASIGGLLTGMTVLAYSEDPVAAAKVVEDYAKKNPKLVVLGGAMGESALDPAGVKAVAAMPSREELISSIVGCIGAPASNIAGAIGAPASNIASILTTLEEREAA comes from the coding sequence GTGGATAGAGCCCAAAAAGAGAAAGTGGTCGAGGAACTCGGCCAAATCTTCGAAAGCTCTGGCGTGGTTGTGGTAGCACAATACGTTGGCCTCACGGTTGCTGAGATGCAGGCCCTGCGTGCGCAAATGCGCGAAGCGGGTGGGGCTGTACGCGTCGCCAAGAACAAGCTCGCCAAAATCGCCCTTGAAGGAAAGCCCTGTGCAAGTATCGGTGGCCTACTGACAGGTATGACTGTTCTCGCCTATTCCGAAGACCCTGTTGCTGCGGCAAAAGTGGTCGAGGATTACGCCAAGAAGAACCCGAAGCTTGTGGTTCTTGGTGGTGCAATGGGCGAGTCGGCACTTGACCCGGCTGGTGTAAAAGCTGTGGCAGCTATGCCCTCACGCGAAGAGCTTATTTCTTCGATCGTGGGTTGCATCGGTGCCCCTGCCTCGAACATTGCCGGTGCGATTGGCGCCCCTGCTTCAAACATTGCGAGTATCCTCACGACACTCGAGGAACGCGAAGCGGCATAA
- the rplL gene encoding 50S ribosomal protein L7/L12, producing the protein MADLKALAEQIVNLTLLEAQELKTILKDEYGIEPAAGGAVMMAGPAGDAGEAAEEKTEFDVILLEAGANKIAVIKEVRGITGLGLKEAKDLVEAGGKAVKEAAPKEEAEEIKKKLEDAGAKVELK; encoded by the coding sequence ATGGCTGATCTTAAAGCACTTGCAGAGCAAATCGTGAACCTCACGCTGCTCGAAGCTCAGGAACTGAAAACAATCCTGAAAGACGAATATGGCATCGAGCCCGCTGCTGGCGGCGCTGTCATGATGGCAGGCCCTGCTGGCGATGCAGGCGAAGCTGCTGAAGAAAAGACTGAATTCGACGTGATCCTGCTTGAAGCTGGCGCAAACAAAATTGCTGTCATCAAAGAAGTTCGCGGCATCACCGGTCTTGGTCTGAAAGAAGCCAAGGATCTGGTCGAAGCTGGTGGCAAAGCTGTCAAGGAAGCTGCACCTAAAGAGGAAGCAGAAGAGATCAAGAAGAAGCTTGAAGACGCTGGCGCTAAGGTCGAACTCAAGTAA
- the rpoB gene encoding DNA-directed RNA polymerase subunit beta: MAQNYVGQKRIRKMFGKIREVLEMPNLIEIQRSSYDLFLRSGDADTPLDGEGIKGVFQSVFPIKDFNETATLEFVKYDLEKPKYDIDECMQRDMTYAAPLKVTLRLIVFDVDEDTGAKSVKDIKEQDVFMGDMPLMTPNGTFVVNGTERVVVSQMHRSPGVFFDHDQGKTHSSGKLLFQCRIIPYRGSWLDFEFDAKDNVFARIDRRRKLPVTTLLYALGMDQNQIMAAYYDTVSYSLKKNKGWVTKFFPERVRGTRPTMDVVDAATGEVICKAGDKMTPRAVKQLIDEGKVKNLLVPFEGILGRYVARDIINEQTGEIYVEAGDELTWELDKDGEVKGGTLKVLLDNDITEIDVLDIDGVNVGPYIRNTMAADKNWSRDNALMDIYRVMRPGEPPTVDTASALFDQMFFDSERYDLSAVGRVKMNMRLQLDAPDTLRTLRHEDIVACIRGLTELRDGKGEVDDIDHLGNRRVRSVGELMENQYRVGLLRMERAIRERMSSVEIDTVMPQDLINAKPAAAAVREFFGSSQLSQFMDQTNPLSEVTHKRRLSALGPGGLTRERAGFEVRDVHPTHYGRVCPIETPEGQNIGLINSLATFARVNKYGFIETPYRKVDNGQVTDEVVYLSATEEQRHTVAQANATLDENMRFVNDLVSTRKGGDFMLNPSDSVDLIDVSPKQLVSVAASLIPFLENDDANRALMGSNMMRQAVPLLQADAPLVGTGIEGIVARDSGAAFMARRAGVIDQVDAQRIVVRATEMLEPGEPGVDIYRMRKFKRSNQSSCINQRPLVKVGDHVTRGEIIADGPCTDMGELAVGRNVVVAFMPWNGYNYEDSILISERILKDDVFTSIHIDEYEVAARDTKLGPEEITRDIPNVGEEALRNLDEAGIVYVGAEVQAGDILVGKVTPKGESPMTPEEKLLRAIFGEKASDVRDTSLRLPPGAYGTIVEVRVFNRHGVEKDERALQIEREEIERLSRDRDDELEILERNIYGRLRQLILGKVAVKGPKGVKPNAEINADLLETLSSGQWWQLALADETEAQEVEALNALYDQQKRQLQARFDDKVEKVRRGDDLPPGVMKMVKVFVAVKRKLQAGDKMAGRHGNKGVISKVVPEEDMPFLADGTTVDLVLNPLGVPSRMNVGQILETHMGWALRGLGLSIDESLKEYRRSGDMTPVREAMRIGYGDDFYAEVFEGMDEEHLIESASTVTRGVPIGTPVFDGAKEVDVNDALTRAGFDTSGQSMVFDGRTGEQFARNVTVGVKYMLKLHHLVDDKLHARSTGPYSLVTQQPLGGKAQFGGQRLGEMEVWALEAYGAAYTLQEMLTVKSDDVAGRTKVYESIVKGEDNYEAGVPESFNVLVKEVRGLGLNMELLDSEEEG; encoded by the coding sequence ATGGCTCAGAACTATGTAGGCCAGAAACGTATCCGCAAGATGTTCGGCAAGATCCGGGAAGTTCTGGAAATGCCGAATCTGATTGAGATTCAAAGATCTTCTTATGATTTGTTCCTCCGCTCTGGCGATGCGGACACGCCGCTTGACGGCGAAGGCATCAAGGGTGTTTTCCAGTCGGTTTTCCCGATCAAGGATTTTAACGAAACCGCGACGCTGGAATTCGTGAAATACGATCTGGAAAAGCCAAAATACGATATTGACGAATGCATGCAGCGCGACATGACCTACGCCGCACCCCTGAAGGTGACGCTGCGTCTGATCGTGTTTGATGTCGACGAAGACACTGGTGCGAAGTCGGTCAAGGATATCAAGGAACAAGACGTATTCATGGGCGATATGCCCCTGATGACACCCAATGGCACATTTGTGGTCAATGGCACCGAGCGCGTGGTCGTCAGCCAGATGCACCGCTCACCCGGTGTGTTCTTTGACCACGATCAGGGCAAGACACATTCCTCGGGCAAGCTGTTGTTCCAGTGCCGCATCATTCCCTATCGCGGGTCTTGGCTGGATTTCGAGTTTGACGCAAAAGACAATGTCTTTGCGCGCATCGACCGTCGCCGCAAACTGCCTGTGACCACATTGCTCTATGCCTTGGGCATGGATCAGAACCAGATCATGGCCGCCTATTACGACACGGTTTCCTATTCGTTGAAAAAGAACAAGGGCTGGGTCACAAAGTTCTTCCCCGAACGTGTGCGTGGCACCCGTCCAACGATGGACGTGGTCGATGCTGCAACCGGCGAAGTGATCTGCAAGGCTGGCGACAAGATGACGCCGCGCGCCGTCAAGCAACTGATTGACGAAGGCAAGGTCAAGAACCTGCTGGTCCCGTTTGAAGGTATCCTTGGGCGCTATGTCGCACGGGACATCATCAACGAGCAGACCGGCGAGATCTATGTCGAAGCCGGTGACGAGCTGACATGGGAACTGGACAAGGATGGCGAAGTCAAAGGCGGCACACTGAAAGTGCTGCTGGACAATGACATCACTGAGATTGACGTTCTCGATATCGACGGTGTCAATGTTGGCCCCTATATCCGCAACACCATGGCTGCCGACAAAAACTGGAGCCGTGACAACGCGCTGATGGATATCTACCGCGTCATGCGTCCGGGCGAGCCGCCGACCGTTGACACGGCCTCGGCGCTGTTTGATCAGATGTTCTTCGATTCCGAACGCTACGATCTGTCGGCTGTCGGTCGCGTCAAGATGAATATGCGCCTGCAACTGGATGCGCCGGACACCCTGCGCACCTTGCGCCATGAAGATATCGTGGCCTGTATCCGTGGGCTGACAGAGCTGCGCGACGGCAAGGGCGAGGTTGATGATATTGACCACCTCGGCAACCGCCGCGTCCGGTCTGTTGGCGAATTGATGGAAAACCAGTACCGCGTTGGCCTGCTGCGCATGGAGCGCGCAATCCGCGAGCGCATGTCCTCGGTCGAGATTGACACGGTCATGCCGCAGGATCTGATCAACGCCAAGCCCGCAGCCGCGGCGGTGCGTGAATTCTTCGGCTCCAGCCAGTTGTCGCAGTTCATGGACCAAACCAACCCGCTGTCGGAAGTCACCCACAAGCGCCGCCTCTCGGCGCTTGGGCCAGGTGGTCTGACGCGCGAACGTGCAGGCTTTGAGGTGCGCGACGTGCACCCAACCCATTATGGTCGCGTCTGCCCGATTGAAACACCGGAAGGTCAGAACATTGGTCTGATCAACTCTCTGGCCACTTTCGCACGGGTCAACAAATACGGCTTTATCGAAACACCTTATCGCAAAGTCGATAACGGACAGGTCACAGATGAAGTGGTCTATCTTTCGGCAACGGAAGAACAGCGCCACACTGTTGCGCAGGCCAATGCGACGCTTGATGAAAACATGCGTTTCGTCAACGATCTGGTCAGCACGCGCAAGGGTGGGGATTTCATGCTCAACCCGTCCGACTCTGTCGATCTGATCGACGTGTCGCCGAAACAGCTTGTCTCGGTCGCGGCCTCGCTTATTCCGTTTCTGGAAAACGATGACGCCAACCGCGCGCTGATGGGCTCGAACATGATGCGGCAGGCGGTGCCATTGCTACAGGCGGATGCTCCGCTTGTGGGGACGGGCATCGAGGGCATTGTTGCACGCGATTCCGGCGCTGCCTTTATGGCGCGTCGTGCGGGTGTCATCGATCAGGTCGATGCACAGCGTATCGTTGTGCGCGCAACCGAGATGCTGGAACCGGGCGAACCGGGTGTCGACATCTACCGTATGCGCAAGTTCAAACGCTCGAACCAGTCAAGCTGCATCAACCAGCGTCCGCTGGTCAAGGTGGGCGATCACGTGACCCGCGGTGAAATCATTGCCGATGGTCCATGTACCGACATGGGCGAACTGGCTGTGGGCCGTAACGTGGTCGTAGCTTTTATGCCGTGGAATGGCTACAACTACGAGGACTCGATCCTGATTTCCGAGCGCATCCTGAAGGATGACGTCTTCACCTCGATTCATATCGACGAATACGAGGTCGCGGCGCGTGACACCAAGCTTGGGCCAGAAGAGATTACGCGCGATATCCCGAATGTGGGCGAAGAAGCCCTGCGCAATCTGGATGAAGCAGGCATCGTCTATGTGGGTGCCGAAGTGCAGGCAGGCGACATTCTGGTGGGCAAGGTTACGCCCAAGGGCGAAAGCCCGATGACACCGGAAGAAAAGCTGCTGCGCGCGATCTTTGGTGAAAAAGCGTCCGATGTGCGCGACACATCGCTGCGCTTGCCGCCGGGTGCGTATGGCACAATCGTGGAAGTGCGCGTCTTTAACCGCCACGGTGTGGAGAAAGACGAGCGCGCCCTTCAGATCGAGCGGGAAGAGATTGAACGCCTGTCACGCGACCGCGATGACGAGCTGGAAATCCTGGAGCGCAACATCTACGGGCGTCTGCGTCAGTTGATCCTTGGCAAGGTGGCTGTAAAAGGCCCCAAAGGCGTTAAGCCCAATGCTGAAATCAACGCAGACCTGCTGGAAACGCTCAGCAGTGGTCAGTGGTGGCAGCTTGCGCTGGCCGATGAAACCGAAGCACAGGAAGTCGAGGCGCTGAATGCGCTCTATGACCAGCAAAAGCGCCAGTTGCAGGCCCGGTTCGACGACAAGGTCGAAAAGGTCCGTCGCGGCGATGATCTGCCACCGGGCGTGATGAAGATGGTCAAAGTCTTTGTCGCCGTGAAGCGCAAGCTTCAGGCGGGTGACAAGATGGCGGGCCGCCACGGCAACAAGGGCGTCATCTCGAAGGTTGTGCCGGAAGAGGACATGCCGTTCCTTGCCGATGGCACAACGGTCGATCTGGTGCTGAACCCGCTGGGTGTGCCGTCGCGCATGAATGTGGGTCAGATTCTGGAAACCCATATGGGTTGGGCCCTGCGTGGCCTTGGCCTCAGCATCGACGAGTCGCTCAAGGAGTATCGCCGTTCTGGTGATATGACGCCTGTGCGCGAAGCGATGCGCATCGGCTATGGCGACGATTTCTATGCCGAAGTGTTCGAGGGCATGGATGAAGAGCACCTGATCGAGTCGGCTTCGACTGTCACGCGCGGGGTGCCGATTGGCACGCCCGTCTTTGACGGCGCCAAAGAGGTGGATGTCAATGATGCCCTGACACGGGCAGGGTTTGACACCTCAGGCCAGTCGATGGTGTTCGATGGTCGCACGGGCGAGCAATTCGCGCGTAATGTCACTGTGGGTGTGAAATACATGCTCAAGCTGCACCACCTTGTCGATGACAAGCTGCACGCGCGCTCGACCGGGCCTTACAGCCTGGTCACGCAGCAGCCTCTGGGTGGTAAAGCGCAGTTCGGTGGCCAGCGTCTTGGGGAAATGGAGGTCTGGGCCTTGGAGGCTTATGGGGCCGCCTATACCCTTCAGGAAATGCTGACCGTCAAGTCGGACGATGTGGCAGGCCGGACCAAGGTCTATGAATCGATCGTCAAGGGCGAGGACAATTACGAAGCTGGCGTACCTGAATCCTTCAATGTGTTGGTTAAGGAAGTTCGCGGCCTCGGCCTGAATATGGAACTCCTGGATTCGGAGGAGGAGGGCTGA
- the rpoC gene encoding DNA-directed RNA polymerase subunit beta' → MNQELTTNPFNPMAQTKTFDQIRVSLASPERILSWSYGEIKKPETINYRTFKPERDGLFCARIFGPIKDYECLCGKYKRMKYRGVVCEKCGVEVTLQKVRRERMGHIELAAPVAHIWFLKSLPSRIGLMLDMTLRDLERILYFENYVVIEPGLTDLTYGQLMNEEEFMDAQDQYGADAFTANIGAEAIREMLSNIDLEDEATRLREELKEAKGELKPKKIIKRLKVVEHFIESGNRPEWMVLTVLPVIPPELRPLVPLDGGRFATSDLNDLYRRVINRNNRLKRLIELRAPDIIVRNEKRMLQESVDALFDNGRRGRVITGNNKRPLKSLSDMLKGKQGRFRQNLLGKRVDFSGRSVIVTGPELKLHQCGLPKKMALELFKPFIYSRLEAKGLSSTVKQAKKLVEKERPEVWDILDEVIREHPVLLNRAPTLHRLGIQAFEPILIEGKAIQLHPLVCSAFNADFDGDQMAVHVPLSLEAQLEARVLMMSTNNVLSPANGAPIIVPSQDMVLGLYYVSMQREGMKGEGMIFSSIEEVEHAMAADEVHLHAKIQCRVKQIDEDGNEVLRRFETTPGRLRLGALLPMNAKAPFDLVNRLLRKKDVQTVIDNVYRYCGQKESVIFCDQIMSLGFREAFRAGISFGKDDMLIPDSKWVLVGETRDQVKEFEQQYLDGLITQGEKYNKVVDAWSKCSDAVANAMMGEISAVRSDAEGRELEPNSVYMMSHSGARGSPAQMKQLGGMRGLMAKPNGEIIETPIISNFKEGLTVLEYFNSTHGARKGLADTALKTANSGYLTRRLVDVAQDCIVRIDDCGTDLYITAQAAVNDGEVVASLAERVLGRVAAEDVTDPATGEILVARNTLIEEREADMIEMAGIATVKIRSPLTCEAEEGVCTKCYGRDLARGTLVNKGEAVGIIAAQSIGEPGTQLTMRTFHIGGIAQGGSQSFQEANAPGRIEMRKAQTIENAAGELIVSGRSMQVVIIDDNNVERATFKPGYGSKLFVKDGAQVERGAKLFEWDPYTLPIIAETTGRVRFVDLIPGLSVRDETDDATGMTQKIVTDWRSVPKGGDLKPEVILMDAESGEPVRNEQGNPITYQMSVDAVLSVEDGQDVLAGDVVARIPREGAKTKDITGGLPRVAELFEARRPKDHAIICEIDGYVRFEKDYKNKRRIKIQPADDSLEPSEYLVPKGKHIPVQEGDFVQRGDYIMDGNPAPHDILRILGIEALANYLIDEVQDVYRLQGVKINDKHIEVIVRQMLQKWEILDSGETTLLKGEHVDKAEFDEMNEKAVANKLAPARGEPILLGITKASLQTRSFISAASFQETTRVLTEASVQGKRDHLVGLKENVIVGRLIPAGTGGVVTKVRQVAADRDRKVLDARRAEAEAAAALAAPEPVEMSEADKVFGKKPD, encoded by the coding sequence ATGAACCAGGAACTGACCACAAACCCGTTCAACCCAATGGCTCAAACCAAGACGTTTGACCAAATCCGCGTGTCGTTGGCTTCGCCCGAGCGCATTTTGTCTTGGTCCTATGGCGAGATCAAAAAGCCCGAGACGATCAACTACCGCACGTTCAAGCCAGAACGCGACGGGCTGTTCTGCGCGCGCATCTTTGGTCCGATCAAGGACTATGAATGTCTGTGCGGCAAATATAAGCGCATGAAATATCGCGGCGTTGTCTGCGAGAAATGCGGTGTCGAAGTCACGCTGCAAAAAGTGCGCCGCGAGCGCATGGGCCATATCGAACTGGCCGCCCCAGTTGCGCATATCTGGTTTCTGAAGTCGCTTCCGTCACGGATCGGCCTGATGCTGGATATGACACTGCGCGATCTGGAACGCATTCTGTATTTCGAAAACTACGTCGTGATTGAGCCGGGCCTGACAGACCTGACTTACGGCCAGTTGATGAACGAAGAAGAGTTCATGGATGCACAGGACCAGTATGGCGCAGATGCGTTCACCGCCAATATCGGTGCCGAAGCGATCCGCGAAATGCTATCCAATATCGACCTTGAGGATGAAGCGACCCGCCTGCGCGAGGAGCTGAAAGAAGCCAAGGGCGAATTGAAGCCCAAGAAGATCATCAAGCGGCTGAAAGTGGTCGAGCATTTCATCGAATCCGGCAACCGCCCGGAATGGATGGTGCTGACTGTGCTGCCGGTCATTCCGCCAGAACTGCGCCCGCTGGTGCCGCTGGATGGTGGCCGCTTTGCGACCTCGGATCTGAATGACCTCTATCGCCGCGTCATCAACCGCAACAACCGTCTGAAACGCCTGATCGAATTGCGGGCGCCCGATATCATCGTGCGTAACGAGAAGCGCATGTTGCAGGAATCGGTTGATGCGTTGTTTGACAATGGCCGTCGTGGCCGCGTCATCACTGGCAACAACAAGCGCCCGCTGAAATCGCTGTCTGACATGCTGAAAGGCAAGCAGGGCCGTTTCCGTCAGAACTTGCTCGGCAAGCGGGTCGACTTTTCGGGCCGTTCGGTCATCGTGACCGGGCCGGAACTGAAGCTGCATCAATGTGGCTTGCCCAAGAAGATGGCGTTGGAGCTGTTCAAGCCGTTTATCTATTCGCGGCTTGAAGCGAAGGGTCTGTCCTCGACCGTCAAGCAAGCCAAGAAACTGGTCGAAAAGGAACGCCCCGAAGTCTGGGATATTCTGGACGAGGTTATCCGCGAGCATCCGGTTCTGCTGAACCGTGCGCCCACGCTGCACCGTCTGGGCATTCAGGCGTTCGAGCCGATCCTGATTGAAGGCAAGGCAATCCAGCTTCACCCGCTGGTCTGTTCGGCCTTTAACGCCGACTTTGACGGCGACCAGATGGCTGTTCACGTTCCCCTCTCGCTGGAAGCCCAGCTCGAGGCGCGTGTGCTGATGATGTCGACAAACAACGTTCTGTCGCCTGCAAACGGCGCACCGATCATTGTTCCGTCGCAGGATATGGTTCTGGGTCTGTATTACGTCTCGATGCAGCGCGAAGGCATGAAGGGCGAAGGCATGATCTTCTCCTCGATCGAAGAGGTCGAGCATGCCATGGCGGCAGATGAAGTGCATCTGCATGCCAAGATTCAGTGCCGGGTCAAGCAGATTGACGAAGATGGCAACGAAGTGCTGCGCCGGTTCGAGACAACACCGGGCCGTCTGCGTCTTGGTGCATTGCTGCCCATGAACGCGAAAGCGCCGTTTGATCTGGTTAACCGGTTGCTGCGCAAGAAAGACGTGCAGACAGTCATCGACAATGTCTACCGCTATTGCGGCCAGAAAGAGTCGGTCATCTTCTGCGACCAGATCATGAGCCTTGGGTTCCGCGAAGCGTTCCGCGCAGGCATTTCGTTTGGTAAGGACGACATGCTGATCCCGGATTCAAAATGGGTGCTGGTTGGCGAAACCCGCGATCAGGTCAAGGAATTCGAACAGCAATATCTTGATGGTCTGATCACGCAGGGCGAGAAGTACAACAAGGTCGTCGACGCTTGGTCGAAATGTTCGGACGCTGTGGCAAACGCCATGATGGGCGAGATTTCAGCCGTGCGCAGCGACGCCGAAGGCCGCGAACTGGAACCGAACTCGGTCTACATGATGTCGCACTCGGGTGCGCGTGGTTCACCTGCGCAGATGAAGCAGTTGGGCGGGATGCGTGGTCTGATGGCCAAGCCGAATGGTGAGATCATCGAGACGCCGATCATCTCGAACTTTAAGGAAGGCCTGACCGTTCTTGAATACTTCAACTCGACCCATGGTGCGCGTAAAGGTCTGGCTGATACGGCGCTGAAGACAGCCAACTCGGGCTATCTGACGCGGCGTCTGGTGGACGTGGCGCAGGATTGCATCGTGCGTATCGATGATTGCGGAACCGATCTGTACATTACAGCGCAAGCTGCGGTGAATGACGGTGAAGTGGTCGCCTCGTTGGCAGAGCGCGTTTTGGGCCGTGTTGCGGCCGAAGATGTGACCGATCCGGCAACAGGTGAAATCCTTGTGGCGCGCAATACGTTGATCGAAGAACGCGAAGCCGACATGATCGAAATGGCGGGGATTGCGACAGTCAAGATCCGCTCGCCGCTGACATGTGAAGCCGAAGAAGGTGTGTGTACCAAGTGCTACGGGCGCGACCTTGCACGCGGCACATTGGTCAATAAGGGCGAGGCCGTGGGCATTATTGCGGCACAGTCGATTGGCGAGCCGGGCACACAGTTGACAATGCGGACGTTCCACATTGGCGGTATTGCGCAGGGTGGCAGCCAATCCTTCCAGGAAGCGAATGCTCCGGGCCGGATCGAAATGCGCAAGGCACAGACCATCGAGAATGCTGCGGGCGAGTTGATCGTCTCTGGCCGCTCGATGCAGGTTGTGATTATCGATGACAACAATGTCGAGCGTGCAACCTTCAAGCCTGGCTACGGCTCCAAGCTGTTCGTCAAGGATGGTGCACAGGTCGAGCGTGGCGCGAAGCTGTTTGAATGGGACCCTTACACCCTGCCAATCATCGCCGAAACCACAGGCCGCGTGCGCTTTGTCGATCTTATTCCCGGTCTGTCTGTCCGTGATGAAACCGATGATGCAACTGGCATGACACAGAAGATCGTGACCGATTGGCGTTCCGTGCCCAAAGGTGGTGACCTCAAGCCAGAGGTCATTCTGATGGACGCGGAAAGCGGCGAGCCTGTGCGCAACGAGCAAGGCAACCCGATCACCTATCAGATGTCGGTTGACGCGGTTCTGTCTGTCGAAGACGGGCAGGATGTTCTGGCCGGTGACGTGGTTGCGCGTATTCCGCGCGAAGGTGCCAAGACCAAGGACATCACCGGTGGTCTGCCGCGTGTGGCCGAATTGTTTGAAGCACGTCGTCCCAAGGATCACGCCATCATCTGTGAAATTGACGGCTATGTCCGCTTCGAGAAGGACTACAAGAACAAGCGCCGCATCAAGATCCAGCCTGCCGATGACAGCTTGGAGCCTTCGGAATATCTGGTACCAAAGGGCAAGCACATTCCTGTTCAGGAAGGTGATTTCGTCCAGCGCGGCGACTACATCATGGATGGCAACCCCGCCCCCCATGACATTCTGCGCATCCTCGGCATCGAGGCGCTTGCAAACTACCTGATCGACGAAGTGCAGGACGTCTACCGCCTGCAAGGCGTGAAGATCAACGACAAGCATATCGAGGTGATCGTGCGGCAGATGCTGCAGAAGTGGGAGATCCTTGATAGTGGTGAAACCACGCTGCTGAAAGGCGAGCATGTCGACAAGGCCGAGTTCGACGAGATGAACGAAAAGGCTGTGGCAAATAAGCTGGCACCTGCACGGGGCGAGCCGATCCTTCTGGGGATCACCAAGGCGTCGTTGCAGACCCGCAGCTTCATCTCGGCGGCCTCGTTCCAGGAAACAACGCGCGTGCTGACCGAAGCTTCGGTGCAGGGCAAGCGGGACCATCTGGTTGGCCTGAAGGAAAACGTCATCGTCGGCCGGTTGATCCCGGCTGGTACAGGCGGTGTCGTCACCAAGGTGCGTCAGGTTGCAGCAGATCGGGATCGCAAGGTTCTGGATGCACGGCGCGCCGAGGCAGAAGCCGCCGCCGCACTGGCCGCGCCAGAGCCTGTCGAGATGTCGGAAGCGGATAAGGTCTTTGGCAAAAAGCCGGACTAA